Proteins encoded together in one Vibrio metoecus window:
- a CDS encoding glycoside hydrolase family 18 protein: MKKTVIATALFTALCSHAVLANQPVVAGYFADWQYANSANPYVVKDIPAENLTHVIYAFLSMCGPHKGANETVQKLVAEQCKGKPDFTAIVVDTEAALEKDFGAVKVKVPYKGHFAQLAQLKVDHPQLKILPSLGGWTMSEPFHAMAKDPKSIEQFAKTAAQLIAQYDFFDGVDLDWEYPGGGGLTTSPWNPETKLSDEQMAAEKAAFTHLVKTLRAELDALGKTKQREYELSTAVGVGAKAAQIDWPAAAPYLTNMFAMTYDYLGGWGPQTGHVTNLHATERSWWGMGSDVFINQMVELGIPREKLVIGAAYYGRGWQGTKDYDGGLPTAELSSEQGAQFGTTENGYFMYWDLMKNYTAQQGYQYHYDEASHAPYLWNPEEKVFISFEDERSVAAKAKWAKEQKLGGIFTWELSGDPSGKLTQTMFESIK, encoded by the coding sequence ATGAAAAAAACAGTCATTGCTACCGCATTATTTACTGCATTGTGCAGCCATGCGGTGCTCGCTAATCAACCTGTAGTAGCGGGTTATTTTGCTGATTGGCAATACGCCAATTCAGCCAATCCCTACGTTGTAAAAGATATTCCAGCCGAGAACCTGACTCATGTGATCTACGCGTTTTTGAGCATGTGTGGCCCGCACAAAGGCGCGAATGAAACGGTGCAAAAACTGGTCGCCGAGCAGTGTAAAGGCAAACCAGATTTCACCGCCATTGTGGTGGATACGGAAGCGGCGTTGGAGAAAGACTTCGGCGCAGTCAAAGTGAAGGTGCCCTACAAAGGCCACTTTGCTCAGTTAGCACAGTTGAAAGTGGATCATCCACAACTGAAAATCTTGCCTTCCTTAGGTGGCTGGACCATGTCAGAGCCATTCCACGCAATGGCGAAAGATCCTAAATCGATCGAGCAGTTTGCCAAAACGGCGGCTCAGTTGATCGCGCAGTACGATTTCTTTGATGGTGTGGATCTCGATTGGGAATACCCCGGTGGTGGCGGCTTAACCACCTCACCTTGGAACCCGGAAACCAAGCTTAGCGATGAGCAAATGGCCGCAGAAAAAGCCGCATTCACCCACTTAGTGAAAACTCTGCGTGCGGAATTGGATGCGTTAGGCAAAACTAAACAGCGCGAATATGAACTTTCCACTGCGGTCGGTGTTGGTGCAAAAGCGGCGCAAATTGACTGGCCAGCCGCTGCACCGTATTTAACCAACATGTTTGCCATGACCTACGATTACCTTGGCGGATGGGGGCCACAAACGGGTCATGTCACCAATTTGCACGCCACCGAACGTAGTTGGTGGGGAATGGGCTCGGATGTGTTTATCAATCAGATGGTCGAGCTCGGCATTCCACGTGAAAAATTGGTGATCGGTGCGGCTTATTACGGTCGTGGCTGGCAAGGCACCAAAGATTATGACGGTGGTTTGCCCACTGCGGAGCTAAGCTCCGAGCAGGGAGCGCAGTTTGGTACGACTGAAAATGGTTACTTCATGTATTGGGATTTGATGAAGAACTATACGGCGCAGCAAGGCTATCAATACCATTATGACGAAGCCTCACACGCACCGTATTTGTGGAACCCAGAGGAAAAAGTCTTCATCAGTTTTGAAGATGAACGCTCGGTAGCCGCGAAAGCCAAATGGGCGAAAGAGCAAAAGCTCGGTGGTATTTTCACGTGGGAACTCTCTGGCGATCCTTCCGGTAAGCTGACTCAAACCATGTTTGAATCGATCAAATAA
- a CDS encoding sugar-binding transcriptional regulator, with protein sequence MSQIPEISVESTDLLTEIAVSYYQDGATQEEISKKYAISRAKVGRLLKQARDEGIVEITVKYHPVFSAKIEQRLIERFGVRRALIALDQPNDEAQRQQVAGLVSNYLTSTLKNGMVVTVGQGRNVSAVAHHVGVITPRDCKFVCSIGGIHPRGGMFNADHICRQLAKKYGGSSETLYAPAYAENPEQKRVFMQNSTVKQTLDLARKADIALVGIGDMSENSYMVDLGWFTPEEVVQSRLNQGVVGDFAGHDFFDVHGRIANTVMNDRVIGLGIDEFRPIAEVIAIAAENSKPLALLGALRTGAIDVIATSVSNALTVLNLDEQMQTALSS encoded by the coding sequence ATGAGTCAAATTCCAGAGATTTCGGTTGAAAGTACCGATCTGCTGACTGAAATCGCCGTCTCTTACTATCAAGATGGCGCAACACAGGAAGAGATTTCCAAAAAGTACGCTATTTCGCGAGCCAAAGTGGGTCGTTTACTCAAACAAGCCCGTGATGAAGGGATAGTAGAAATTACCGTCAAATATCATCCGGTGTTTAGCGCCAAAATCGAGCAGCGCTTGATCGAGCGTTTTGGCGTGCGCCGCGCCTTGATTGCCCTCGATCAACCCAATGATGAAGCGCAGCGCCAACAAGTTGCGGGCTTGGTATCCAACTATCTCACCAGCACGCTAAAAAACGGCATGGTGGTGACCGTTGGGCAGGGGCGTAATGTGTCGGCCGTGGCACATCATGTTGGGGTGATCACACCGCGAGATTGCAAATTTGTGTGCAGCATCGGCGGCATTCACCCACGCGGCGGTATGTTTAATGCTGACCATATTTGTCGTCAGTTAGCGAAAAAATACGGCGGCAGCTCGGAAACCTTGTATGCGCCAGCTTACGCAGAAAACCCAGAGCAGAAACGGGTATTCATGCAGAACAGCACGGTGAAGCAAACCCTCGATCTTGCCCGTAAAGCGGATATCGCACTGGTCGGGATTGGCGATATGAGTGAAAACAGCTACATGGTCGATCTGGGCTGGTTTACGCCGGAAGAGGTGGTGCAATCACGCCTGAATCAAGGTGTGGTCGGGGATTTCGCCGGGCATGATTTTTTTGATGTGCATGGACGTATCGCCAATACCGTGATGAATGACCGCGTGATTGGTTTGGGAATTGATGAGTTCCGCCCAATTGCCGAAGTGATCGCGATTGCTGCAGAAAACAGTAAACCTCTCGCATTATTAGGGGCACTACGGACAGGCGCGATTGATGTGATCGCAACGAGCGTGAGTAACGCTTTAACGGTACTCAACTTAGATGAGCAGATGCAAACGGCATTAAGCTCATAA
- the tal gene encoding transaldolase, which yields MSNKLAQLRKLTTVVADTGEIDAIKKYQPEDATTNPSLILKAAQIAEYAPLIDQAIAYAKTQSNDKAQQVQDTCDMLAVNIGKEILKTIPGRISTEVDARLSYDTERSVAKARQLVKMYNDAGISNDRILIKLASTWEGIRAAEILEKEGINCNLTLLFSFAQARACAEAGVFLISPFVGRIMDWYKAKEGRDFAANEDPGVLSVTKIYNYYKEHGYKTVVMGASFRNIGEILELAGCDRLTIAPSLLAELEAAEGELVAKLVDSKGSKARPAPMTHSEFLWEHNLDAMAVEKLAEGIRNFAVDQGKLEAMIAAKL from the coding sequence ATGAGCAATAAATTAGCGCAACTTCGTAAACTGACCACAGTCGTGGCCGACACTGGTGAAATTGATGCGATCAAAAAATACCAGCCAGAAGACGCAACCACTAACCCTTCTCTGATTCTTAAAGCTGCGCAGATTGCTGAATACGCACCTCTAATTGATCAAGCTATCGCCTACGCAAAAACTCAAAGCAACGACAAAGCACAACAAGTACAAGACACTTGTGACATGCTGGCGGTCAACATCGGTAAAGAAATCCTAAAAACCATTCCGGGTCGTATTTCGACTGAAGTTGACGCGCGTCTTTCTTACGACACCGAGCGCAGCGTAGCGAAAGCACGTCAGCTAGTAAAAATGTACAACGATGCGGGCATCAGCAACGATCGTATCCTGATCAAACTGGCTTCTACTTGGGAAGGTATCCGCGCGGCGGAAATTCTTGAGAAAGAAGGCATCAACTGTAACCTGACTCTGCTGTTCTCTTTCGCACAAGCGCGTGCGTGTGCTGAAGCAGGCGTGTTCCTGATCTCTCCATTCGTTGGCCGTATCATGGACTGGTACAAAGCTAAAGAAGGTCGTGATTTCGCGGCAAACGAAGATCCAGGCGTACTGTCAGTCACCAAGATCTACAACTACTACAAAGAGCACGGCTACAAAACGGTCGTGATGGGCGCAAGCTTCCGTAACATCGGCGAGATCCTAGAACTGGCTGGCTGTGACCGCCTGACTATCGCACCTTCGCTACTGGCTGAGCTTGAAGCGGCTGAAGGCGAATTGGTTGCGAAACTGGTTGACTCAAAAGGCTCTAAAGCTCGCCCTGCTCCAATGACGCACAGCGAATTCCTGTGGGAACACAACCTAGACGCTATGGCCGTTGAAAAACTGGCTGAAGGCATCCGTAACTTCGCGGTTGACCAAGGCAAACTGGAAGCAATGATCGCGGCTAAGCTGTAA
- the tkt gene encoding transketolase, giving the protein MNRKQLANAIRALSMDGVQKANSGHPGAPMGMADIAEVLWRSHLNHNPQNPNWADRDRFVLSNGHGSMLIYSLLHLSGYELSIDDLKNFRQLHSKTPGHPEYGYAPGIETTTGPLGQGITNAVGMAIAEKALAAQFNKPGHDIVDHFTYVFMGDGCLMEGISHEACSLAGTLGLGKLIAFWDDNGISIDGHVEGWFSDDTPKRFEAYGWHVIPAVDGHDADAINAAIEAAKAETSRPTLICTKTIIGFGSPNKAGSHDCHGAPLGNDEIKAAREFLGWEHAPFEIPADIYAAWDAKAAGASKEAAWDEKFAAYAKAYPAEAAEYKRRVAGELPANWEAATSEIIANLQANPANIASRKASQNALEAFGKLLPEFMGGSADLAPSNLTMWSGSKSLTAEDFSGNYIHYGVREFGMTAIINGIALHGGFVPYGATFLMFMEYARNAMRMAALMKVQNIQVYTHDSIGLGEDGPTHQPVEQIASLRMTPNMSTWRPCDQVESAVAWKLAIERKDAPSALIFSRQNLAQQPRSAEQVANIAKGGYILKDCAGQPELILIATGSEVELAVAAYEQLSAEGKAVRVVSMPSTDAFDKQDAAYREAVLPAAVTKRIAIEAGIADFWYKYVGFGGRIIGMTSFGESAPAGELFKLFGFTTENVVKQAKELLA; this is encoded by the coding sequence ATGAATCGCAAACAACTTGCCAATGCTATTCGTGCCCTGAGCATGGACGGCGTTCAAAAAGCTAACTCTGGCCACCCGGGAGCCCCAATGGGCATGGCGGATATCGCAGAAGTGCTGTGGCGTTCACACTTAAACCACAACCCACAAAACCCAAACTGGGCTGACCGCGACCGTTTCGTACTGTCTAATGGCCACGGCTCTATGCTGATTTACTCGCTGCTACACCTGAGCGGCTATGAGCTGTCGATTGACGATTTGAAAAACTTCCGTCAACTGCACTCTAAAACGCCGGGTCACCCAGAGTACGGTTATGCACCGGGCATCGAAACTACTACGGGCCCACTAGGCCAAGGCATCACCAATGCCGTAGGTATGGCGATTGCTGAAAAAGCTCTGGCGGCGCAGTTCAACAAACCGGGTCACGACATCGTTGACCACTTCACTTATGTGTTCATGGGTGACGGCTGTTTGATGGAAGGTATCTCGCACGAAGCCTGTTCACTGGCGGGTACGCTGGGCCTTGGCAAACTGATTGCGTTCTGGGATGACAACGGCATCTCTATCGACGGTCACGTGGAAGGCTGGTTCTCAGACGACACACCAAAACGTTTTGAAGCCTACGGCTGGCATGTGATCCCAGCGGTTGATGGTCACGATGCAGATGCGATTAACGCTGCGATTGAAGCGGCGAAAGCAGAAACGTCTCGCCCAACGCTGATTTGTACCAAAACCATCATCGGTTTCGGCTCACCAAACAAAGCGGGTTCACACGACTGTCACGGCGCGCCTCTGGGCAACGATGAAATCAAAGCCGCGCGTGAATTCTTGGGTTGGGAACACGCTCCGTTTGAAATCCCAGCGGACATCTACGCAGCGTGGGATGCCAAAGCCGCAGGCGCAAGCAAAGAAGCCGCTTGGGATGAGAAATTCGCCGCTTACGCGAAAGCTTACCCAGCCGAAGCTGCTGAATACAAACGCCGCGTAGCGGGCGAGCTGCCAGCGAATTGGGAAGCCGCAACCAGCGAGATTATCGCTAACCTGCAAGCTAACCCTGCCAACATCGCATCGCGTAAAGCATCACAAAATGCGCTGGAAGCGTTCGGCAAACTGCTGCCAGAATTTATGGGTGGTTCTGCTGACTTGGCGCCTTCTAACCTCACCATGTGGTCTGGCTCTAAGTCACTGACAGCAGAAGACTTTTCAGGCAACTACATCCACTACGGTGTGCGTGAGTTTGGTATGACCGCCATCATCAACGGTATCGCGCTGCACGGCGGTTTTGTCCCTTACGGTGCAACCTTCCTGATGTTCATGGAATACGCGCGTAACGCGATGCGTATGGCAGCACTGATGAAAGTGCAAAACATCCAAGTGTACACGCACGACTCGATTGGTCTGGGTGAAGATGGCCCAACTCACCAACCGGTTGAGCAAATCGCTTCTCTGCGTATGACACCAAACATGAGCACATGGCGCCCATGTGACCAAGTGGAATCGGCAGTCGCATGGAAACTGGCGATTGAGCGTAAAGATGCGCCATCTGCGCTGATTTTCTCGCGTCAAAACCTTGCTCAGCAACCACGCAGCGCAGAGCAAGTGGCGAACATCGCTAAGGGTGGTTACATCCTGAAAGATTGTGCAGGTCAACCTGAACTGATCCTGATTGCGACAGGCTCTGAAGTAGAACTGGCGGTTGCCGCTTACGAACAACTGAGCGCCGAAGGCAAAGCGGTTCGCGTGGTCTCTATGCCATCGACCGACGCATTTGATAAGCAAGATGCCGCTTACCGCGAAGCCGTTCTGCCAGCCGCTGTGACTAAGCGTATCGCGATTGAAGCGGGCATTGCCGACTTCTGGTACAAGTACGTCGGCTTTGGCGGTCGCATCATCGGTATGACCAGCTTCGGCGAATCAGCACCAGCCGGTGAGCTGTTCAAACTATTTGGTTTCACGACTGAAAACGTAGTGAAACAAGCCAAAGAACTGTTGGCGTAA
- a CDS encoding RNA methyltransferase, whose protein sequence is MTTSSTVIIGLHNPKSPTNVGAVMRAAGCYNATQVRYNGTRYARAVKFQTDTQNSHERIGLVEMDDLTAELDSEVKIVCVELAVGATALPHFTHPEQAIYLFGPEDGSLPQEVVDQAHHVVYVPTHGCMNLAATVNVVLYDRLAKSLGEIDDQAQVIANRDNKNRLKVKS, encoded by the coding sequence ATGACCACCTCTTCCACCGTAATTATTGGATTGCACAACCCGAAAAGCCCAACCAACGTCGGCGCCGTGATGCGTGCCGCTGGCTGCTACAACGCCACCCAAGTGCGTTACAACGGTACGCGTTATGCTCGCGCCGTAAAATTTCAGACCGATACTCAAAATAGCCATGAACGTATTGGATTAGTCGAGATGGACGATCTCACCGCGGAATTGGATAGTGAAGTCAAAATCGTCTGTGTCGAGCTGGCGGTAGGTGCAACCGCGTTGCCTCACTTTACCCATCCAGAACAAGCGATTTATCTGTTTGGCCCCGAAGATGGTTCGCTGCCGCAAGAGGTGGTCGATCAAGCGCATCATGTGGTTTACGTGCCCACCCACGGCTGTATGAACCTCGCCGCCACCGTCAATGTTGTGCTGTATGACCGTTTAGCCAAAAGCCTCGGTGAGATTGACGATCAAGCACAAGTAATCGCCAATCGTGATAATAAAAATCGGTTGAAGGTGAAAAGCTAA
- a CDS encoding AAA family ATPase: MGGKEPLFNHLCSIPLPASKPSKTIADLKEEANAIDGDTAIKHSVLSKLGMFDLSADDLASLNEIIVGSEDSPVAKLIGKLKNSDWVSEGLKYLDHIEGSQCPFCQSETITEHLAEQIRGYFDESYQNSVNEVKAIQARYSTIVESIPSLDDYKATQFSTDYIAQLNEHYAKLSRDAEANLKLIQQKVSNPSLQVILTDVSESVEAFNLVVESINKLISEHNAKIDNSANELTKIKAEFWRILRYEYDQTISNFNDVQKDANKVIAEKTKEEATKVDLEEAKDVERAEHQKSTVNIDDAIVSINQGLTDIGITGFYIEKYEDDLYRLVRTDSNSKIFSSLSEGEKMIISFLYFRELFKGKRSATEGQVKKVAIIDDPVSSLSHIFVYNIGQLIKSDFFNSEDIEQVFVLTHSLYFFYELADANHNRRKENQNLYRLSKNENGSSINTMKYEEVQNDYQSYWSVINDDKQPPALIANCMRNIIEYFFNFVQKADLSNVVQKPELKNPRFQSFVRYINRESHSLGQNIFDFKEFDYHDFKEGFRLVFEQTGYPEHYEKMSRIRT, translated from the coding sequence ATGGGCGGTAAAGAGCCACTTTTCAACCATCTTTGCTCTATACCCCTACCCGCATCTAAACCATCTAAAACAATTGCAGATCTCAAAGAAGAAGCAAATGCTATAGATGGTGATACTGCAATTAAACACTCTGTTCTTAGTAAGCTAGGCATGTTTGATTTATCTGCTGATGACTTAGCTTCGTTAAATGAAATCATTGTAGGTAGCGAAGACAGTCCAGTTGCAAAACTTATCGGGAAACTTAAAAACTCTGACTGGGTAAGTGAAGGTCTTAAATATCTCGATCACATCGAGGGTTCTCAGTGTCCTTTCTGTCAATCAGAGACGATTACAGAACATCTAGCCGAACAAATTCGTGGCTATTTTGACGAGTCATACCAAAACAGCGTGAATGAAGTTAAAGCAATTCAGGCTCGTTACAGCACAATAGTTGAGAGTATTCCAAGCCTAGACGATTATAAAGCAACTCAATTCTCTACAGACTATATAGCTCAATTAAATGAACATTACGCTAAACTATCTAGAGATGCAGAAGCTAATCTTAAGCTAATCCAGCAAAAAGTTTCAAATCCTAGTCTACAAGTCATTTTGACCGATGTTTCTGAATCTGTTGAAGCATTTAACCTTGTTGTTGAGTCTATTAATAAACTTATAAGTGAACATAATGCTAAGATCGATAATTCCGCAAATGAATTAACCAAAATTAAGGCTGAGTTTTGGCGAATATTACGATACGAATATGACCAAACAATCAGCAATTTCAATGATGTTCAAAAAGATGCTAACAAAGTCATCGCTGAAAAAACTAAAGAGGAAGCTACAAAAGTAGATCTAGAAGAAGCAAAGGACGTTGAAAGGGCTGAGCATCAAAAATCAACTGTAAATATTGATGATGCTATAGTCAGTATTAACCAAGGTTTGACGGATATTGGCATAACAGGCTTCTACATAGAGAAGTATGAAGATGACTTGTATCGTTTAGTTCGTACTGACTCTAACTCGAAAATCTTTTCATCATTAAGTGAAGGTGAAAAGATGATTATCAGCTTCTTGTATTTTAGAGAGTTATTCAAAGGGAAGCGGAGCGCGACAGAAGGACAAGTGAAAAAAGTCGCTATTATTGACGATCCAGTATCAAGCTTGTCACACATATTTGTCTATAACATAGGCCAATTAATCAAGAGTGATTTTTTTAATTCAGAAGACATTGAACAAGTATTTGTCTTAACTCATAGTTTATACTTTTTCTATGAACTTGCTGATGCGAATCATAATAGAAGGAAAGAAAATCAAAATTTATACCGTCTGTCGAAGAACGAAAACGGTAGTTCAATAAACACAATGAAATATGAAGAAGTGCAAAATGACTACCAATCATATTGGTCGGTAATTAATGATGATAAACAACCACCGGCTTTAATTGCTAACTGTATGAGAAATATTATTGAATATTTCTTTAACTTCGTGCAGAAAGCCGATCTAAGTAATGTGGTTCAAAAACCTGAATTGAAGAATCCAAGATTTCAGTCATTTGTACGTTACATCAATCGCGAATCGCACTCATTAGGTCAGAATATCTTCGATTTTAAGGAGTTTGATTACCACGATTTTAAAGAGGGCTTTAGATTGGTTTTTGAACAGACAGGCTATCCTGAACACTATGAAAAAATGTCCAGAATTAGAACCTAA
- a CDS encoding AAA family ATPase produces the protein MIYWGKLVITDIVLENVASYRSKNELKTNKKVNIIYGLNGSGKSTFSNYFYNPESTKYQQCSHRGTGDTVLVYNQKFIQDNFYAKDTLNGIFSLSKENKEAKEKVEAITLELEKIAKDKQQIQKEIGEQRSKILRLMTQRRRRRRKFGKSKPTMQVGIEYLNFV, from the coding sequence ATGATTTATTGGGGAAAACTAGTGATAACTGATATTGTACTAGAAAATGTAGCAAGCTACAGGTCAAAAAATGAGCTAAAAACTAACAAAAAAGTCAATATAATTTATGGACTGAACGGGTCAGGAAAAAGTACTTTTTCAAACTATTTTTATAATCCCGAGAGTACAAAATATCAGCAGTGCTCTCACCGTGGAACTGGTGATACGGTTCTCGTTTACAACCAAAAATTCATCCAAGATAACTTCTATGCAAAAGATACTCTTAACGGTATTTTTAGCCTATCTAAGGAAAATAAAGAAGCGAAAGAGAAGGTAGAGGCAATTACTCTTGAGTTGGAGAAAATTGCTAAAGATAAGCAGCAGATCCAAAAAGAAATTGGTGAACAACGTTCTAAGATTCTAAGATTAATGACGCAAAGGAGAAGGCGCAGAAGAAAATTTGGGAAATCAAAACCAACTATGCAGGTGGGGATCGAGTACTTGAATTTTGTCTGA
- a CDS encoding AbrB family transcriptional regulator, with the protein MSERASFTLFIQIIVIAAVAAGVGTLLSIPLSEMFIASGLVIVLHKKRWLTIHTPPWLLLFVQVVLGISVGATISLSELGTTLTLPVIVGLVCCLTLQIISSYLWLTKKEGWTPFESLLGAVPGAMAAILVISESSEKPSTKVVYSHSVRLMILTLLALLISNSAPDSASVDGNLTVYAWLILLGLVLMSLLLGKASTLLGIPAPYMLAALLITASFNGFATGIDMQLPKWMVIFATALLGILIGSRIADTTLREAMAYSRAGVMVTMIGLLVAVGVSGVFSILIDKSWVVLLLSWVPGSVEAMTAVALLLGMEPAFVMINHALRLLLLYSLPAMLKKQLEELRGR; encoded by the coding sequence ATGTCCGAAAGAGCTTCTTTTACTCTCTTTATCCAAATTATTGTTATCGCCGCAGTGGCTGCGGGAGTGGGGACTCTACTCTCCATCCCACTTTCTGAAATGTTTATTGCCTCGGGTTTGGTTATTGTGCTGCACAAGAAGCGTTGGCTAACTATTCATACCCCGCCGTGGCTGCTGCTGTTTGTGCAAGTCGTGCTTGGGATCAGTGTCGGTGCGACCATCAGTTTGAGTGAGCTAGGTACCACCTTAACCTTGCCGGTGATCGTGGGGTTGGTGTGCTGTTTAACGCTGCAAATCATCAGTAGCTATTTGTGGCTAACCAAAAAAGAGGGGTGGACGCCGTTTGAATCTCTACTCGGTGCCGTACCGGGTGCCATGGCCGCGATTTTGGTGATCAGCGAATCAAGCGAAAAACCTTCCACCAAAGTGGTTTATTCCCATTCTGTACGCCTGATGATCCTCACTTTGTTGGCACTGTTGATCTCCAACAGCGCGCCGGATAGCGCATCCGTAGACGGCAATTTGACCGTTTACGCTTGGCTTATTTTATTGGGTCTGGTGCTGATGAGTTTGCTACTGGGTAAAGCTTCCACCTTACTCGGCATTCCTGCACCTTATATGTTGGCTGCGTTGCTTATCACCGCCAGCTTTAATGGCTTTGCCACCGGCATTGATATGCAACTGCCGAAATGGATGGTGATATTCGCCACCGCTTTACTCGGCATTTTGATCGGCTCACGAATTGCCGATACCACACTGCGCGAAGCCATGGCATATTCCCGCGCAGGGGTAATGGTCACCATGATTGGCCTTTTGGTCGCGGTGGGTGTCTCCGGTGTCTTTTCTATTTTGATCGATAAATCATGGGTCGTGCTGCTGCTTTCTTGGGTTCCCGGCAGTGTAGAAGCCATGACCGCCGTCGCCTTACTGCTCGGAATGGAGCCCGCGTTTGTGATGATTAACCACGCTCTGCGCCTGTTGTTGCTCTACTCGCTGCCCGCCATGCTGAAAAAGCAGTTAGAGGAGTTGAGGGGAAGGTGA
- a CDS encoding D-2-hydroxyacid dehydrogenase family protein, which yields MKIAILDDYQNVVIGLNAFQCIQGHDVTVFNDSLSDETVLIERLKPFEALVLIRERTPITENLLAHLPNLKLISQTGKVSNHIDVALCERYGVTVLEGIGSPVAPAELCWGLILAASRHLPSYIEQLHAGHWQQNGGLGLGRTLSGRTLGIWGLGKIGQRIAQFGQVFGMQILVWGSEASRQKALELGYQAAADKAEFFAKADVLSLHLRLNDATRGIVTKQDLLAMKPDSLFVNTSRSELVESGALYSVMQANPMRQAAVDVYENEPALPNNEPLLSLPNVLCAPHLGYVEKNSYEIYFQAAFENVVKFAHSAAKASLSDKA from the coding sequence ATGAAAATCGCGATTCTGGATGATTACCAAAATGTGGTTATTGGTCTAAACGCCTTCCAATGCATACAAGGGCATGATGTTACGGTATTCAATGACAGCCTGAGCGATGAAACCGTATTGATTGAGCGCCTCAAACCTTTTGAGGCTTTGGTGCTGATCCGCGAGCGCACCCCAATCACTGAAAATCTTCTGGCTCATCTGCCGAATTTAAAACTCATCAGCCAGACCGGAAAAGTCAGCAACCATATTGATGTGGCACTGTGTGAGCGTTATGGCGTGACCGTGTTAGAAGGCATCGGTTCTCCCGTTGCCCCAGCGGAGCTGTGCTGGGGTTTAATCCTTGCTGCTTCGCGCCATTTGCCAAGTTATATTGAGCAGTTACACGCAGGTCATTGGCAACAAAATGGCGGATTAGGGTTAGGTCGAACCCTCTCTGGTCGCACTTTAGGTATTTGGGGTTTAGGCAAAATCGGCCAGCGAATTGCCCAATTTGGCCAAGTGTTTGGTATGCAAATCTTGGTGTGGGGTAGTGAAGCCTCACGACAAAAAGCGCTTGAGTTGGGCTATCAAGCCGCTGCCGATAAAGCCGAGTTTTTTGCTAAAGCCGATGTACTTTCACTCCATTTACGTTTGAATGACGCCACGCGTGGCATTGTCACCAAACAAGATCTGCTCGCAATGAAACCCGATTCGCTGTTTGTGAATACCAGCCGATCGGAGTTAGTGGAATCGGGCGCACTCTACTCAGTGATGCAGGCTAACCCAATGCGCCAAGCCGCGGTCGATGTGTACGAAAACGAGCCCGCGTTACCCAACAATGAGCCGCTGCTGAGTTTGCCCAATGTGCTGTGCGCGCCGCATCTCGGTTATGTGGAAAAAAACAGCTACGAGATCTACTTTCAGGCTGCGTTTGAGAATGTGGTCAAGTTTGCTCACTCGGCCGCGAAAGCGTCACTGAGCGATAAGGCCTAA
- a CDS encoding DUF4336 domain-containing protein yields the protein MQLIGERIWIFDGEAVPFFNMPYTTRMTIIKLNDGRLWVHSPIRLTETLKAEVDSLGDIAYLIAPNHLHHLFIKDWQDSFPQAQAFGTQEVAKKRPDLHFDGLLTSDFAAPWGDEIAYLLFTGSKVMQESVFFHPLSHTLILTDLIENFSPSAITGWRQRIARWAGVMAPNGQTPLDWRLTFYFNKAETSRHMSTMLSWEPTQIVLAHGEWIKEQAVEFLRHSFRWLKI from the coding sequence ATGCAATTGATCGGCGAGCGAATTTGGATTTTTGATGGTGAGGCAGTGCCATTTTTCAATATGCCGTACACCACACGAATGACCATTATTAAGCTGAATGATGGGCGGTTATGGGTACACAGCCCGATTCGACTGACGGAAACTTTAAAAGCGGAAGTCGATTCCTTGGGAGATATCGCTTATCTGATCGCTCCAAATCATTTGCATCATCTGTTTATCAAAGATTGGCAAGATTCCTTTCCGCAAGCTCAAGCCTTTGGCACACAAGAAGTGGCAAAAAAACGGCCAGATCTTCATTTTGATGGTTTGTTAACTTCGGATTTTGCAGCTCCTTGGGGAGATGAAATTGCTTATCTGCTCTTTACTGGCTCGAAAGTTATGCAAGAGAGCGTTTTCTTTCACCCTCTGTCACACACCTTGATTCTGACCGATCTGATTGAAAACTTTTCGCCCTCGGCGATTACGGGTTGGCGACAACGAATTGCTCGTTGGGCAGGCGTTATGGCTCCAAACGGACAAACTCCACTCGATTGGCGACTCACTTTCTATTTCAACAAAGCTGAAACCAGTCGCCATATGTCCACCATGCTAAGTTGGGAACCAACGCAAATTGTCCTAGCGCATGGTGAATGGATAAAAGAGCAGGCGGTTGAATTTCTGCGTCATTCATTCCGTTGGTTGAAGATTTAA